The Tepidisphaeraceae bacterium genome includes a region encoding these proteins:
- the rbfA gene encoding 30S ribosome-binding factor RbfA, translating into MTRRTEMLGSTIQREIALMIQRDIDDPRLPSVVSVTRVKVAPDLSTADVFVTIMGTAGQQTAALNALKHSAGMLRGKLTKSLSLRVAPYLKFNIDDKLPKELEMLSLLQKVADEQAEAERRRRIASGELTEDDDEVEATPGDEDEATSGDETSAGEAGSVQQDEQGKGH; encoded by the coding sequence ATGACCCGCAGAACCGAAATGCTCGGCAGCACGATTCAGCGTGAGATCGCGTTGATGATCCAGCGAGACATCGACGACCCGCGCCTGCCCAGCGTGGTCAGCGTGACGCGCGTGAAGGTCGCGCCCGACCTGTCGACCGCCGACGTTTTCGTGACGATCATGGGCACGGCCGGTCAACAGACCGCCGCCCTGAACGCATTGAAGCACTCGGCCGGAATGCTGCGCGGAAAGCTGACCAAGAGCCTTAGCCTGCGGGTCGCGCCGTACCTGAAGTTCAACATCGACGACAAGCTGCCGAAGGAACTCGAGATGCTGAGCCTCCTGCAGAAGGTCGCCGACGAACAGGCCGAGGCCGAACGCCGCCGGCGGATTGCCAGTGGTGAGCTGACGGAAGACGACGACGAAGTCGAGGCCACCCCAGGCGACGAAGATGAGGCCACCTCAGGCGACGAAACTAGCGCCGGCGAGGCTGGGTCGGTTCAGCAGGATGAACAAGGGAAGGGTCACTAG
- a CDS encoding DinB family protein, which yields MFTDAVLDQFRDSLAWLEEVMANVPDDRAAEQPAGVRNHPAWTMTHLCVALDFTATMIGLPSVCPPAWAAVAHPGSKPVTDRSVYPQLTEAMQVMRTLHESVTAVVRSADPSLFKQPSPERIRGFAPTIGHVLSYMLLAHENYHLAQLMIWKQAAGLAKD from the coding sequence GTGTTTACCGATGCCGTTCTGGATCAGTTTCGCGATTCGCTCGCCTGGCTTGAAGAGGTGATGGCGAACGTGCCCGACGACCGCGCCGCCGAGCAGCCCGCGGGCGTTCGCAACCATCCCGCTTGGACGATGACGCACCTGTGCGTGGCATTGGACTTCACCGCCACGATGATCGGCCTGCCCTCTGTGTGCCCACCGGCTTGGGCCGCAGTGGCGCACCCGGGTTCGAAGCCGGTAACGGATCGCAGCGTCTACCCGCAGTTGACCGAGGCGATGCAGGTGATGCGTACGTTGCACGAATCCGTCACCGCGGTCGTGCGCAGCGCCGACCCATCGCTCTTCAAGCAGCCGTCGCCCGAGCGGATTCGTGGTTTCGCGCCGACGATTGGCCACGTGCTGTCTTACATGCTGTTAGCGCACGAGAATTACCATCTGGCGCAACTGATGATCTGGAAACAGGCCGCCGGCCTCGCCAAAGACTGA